The genome window GATAGTATGGATAATTCGAGTACCTTTCTAGAACCGAAACTACATATAGTGAACCGTACGAGCCACCCGATTAGAACCATGCTGAATCTTCGTCCGTTGAATAGTCAGCAAAATAAGTACACGGGAGAAACGTCtcttaccttttatttcttttacatttacacTTATTTACAATTGAATTGAGTCTGTTTAATAAACTGGGTCGGATAGATTGTTTGATGGTATGTAGGGTAGGTTTTTCTAAAGCATGTtggggcaaaaaaaaaaagaatgtgtGGTCTGTTCCTCCAAATTGCATGATTGAatagtttaatttgttaaattttccatAGCCTTTATTGTTCTTTTTATATCTATTGTGATCTCTAACCAAAGttatttgttcttcattttatttttcatcatgcatCGTAGACATCTAATTAGGAAGGTGTTGGTTAAAGATTGGTTGCCAAAAATGGGTTTCTGATGGAGGAGTCAATTACACGAGTAACCGAGAAAAATGCTGTAGTCCGAGATTGGTCTTTGAGGACTCAAAAAGCGAAAGGGGACAGTTTAAAGGAAGGATACACCTCTGATCTTCCCGAGTGTGTGACTTCGAATGCTCGTCAGAACAATCTCGAAGACTTGACTAGGATTTGGAAGAAGTGGGACTCAGATACTAAAGGCATCTTCACTGAAAAGTACAGGGATATAGCTCACTTGATAGCAATTAATGTGAACGAGCAGTTGATTCAAGCCATGGTTCAATTCTGGGACCCAGCCTATCAGTGTTTTACTTTCAATCAGGAAGACATGACTCCGACCATAGAAGAGTATGCCGCTTTGCTTCGCATTGACAATGTACAATTCAACAGGATATTGTGAAGGAGCCTAAACCAATGACCTTCAAGAAAAAGCTAATGAAGTTGACGGGGATGACTGATACATGGGCTAAAAAACagataaagaagaagaatgaaatcAGTTGTGGTCCGTGGTTTTCTCTTCGGGAATTAGTTCAGAATCATCCAGATGTTTTGAAAAGAGTAGATTTGTTTGCCTTGGCCGTTTACGGACTGGTTGTCTTCCTGAAGGTTTTTGGGCATATTGAAGTTGCGATTGTGGATTTCTTTGAAAAGTTGAGGCAAAGAATCAACCCGATCCCAACCATCTTGGCTGAGACTTTTAGATCTCTAAATGCTTGTAGGAGAAAAGGGGAAGGACGTTTTTTCGGATGCGCTCAGTTACTGAATGTTTGGATctttagccacttttggaaggtggagcGCACACCTTTCCACATGTTTTCAAAGACATTCGCTCTGCTGGAAGCACACCTTGAAAAAGATTGGCCAAAGGATGTCACTGAACAACACTAGGTCTCAGTTTTTCAGAACCTCCGTGCCGAAGATATAACTTGGGGAACACCTTGGATTCGTCCCTCTGTCTTGTTATACAAGTGTGGAAACCAAGATTGGGTGCTTTTACTAGGATTATGGGGAGGAGTTGGATATGCTCCATTGATGGTTCAAAGATAGTTCGCTTCGCGACAGTTTGTACCAGTTACCGATGGATTGGCACAATCGAAGTTTGCCTTTATGAGTGAGGGTTACATGAAAAAAGTTTGAGATACTGCGAATTCTTGGAGGCAAATCTAACTAATGGAATTGGCTCTCTATGCTGATACTATCACTATAGACTATGACACATGGAGGCAACGACGAGTGAAGAGTCAAATAACCCCACCGATTGATGAAGCTTGCCGGAATCCGTTCTCAGAGGAAATCCCATCCGAACTAGAAATTGCAAGACATGaatttgaaagtgaaaaagcCAAACTGTTGCGAGATATCAGTTCTCTCCAGGAGGAAAACTTCCAGCTGAAGATTGATGTCCAAATTGAAAAATCCAGAACCGAAAAAGTCTAAAAAGAAGTGGAGGTCACGAGAAAGGATTTAAGAGACCTTCGTTTggaaaacaagaaattaaaaggcaCTATAAAGAATAGTGGATTGGGCAAATCATCAATAGAATGGAAAGAGGAACTAAGTAATATCAAATGTGGGATGGAATTCTAGAAAGCCAAAGCGAAGAAGGAGGAGGAACGAGCTGCACGTGCTATGATAGGGTTGAGGAAGAAGAATGTTGAATACGAAACTGTGTCTAAAGAATTAACAGCTAGTCAGGCTGAGCGTCAAGagctaaaaggaaaaattcGAAGTCTTGAAAGCACACTGCAAGCTCATCAGCAACATTTGGATGACCTCTTAAAAGCTCTGGAAGAGAAGAATGGTCAGCATGACAGAGACATACGTGCCTACGAGAGAGCCCTCCAAGAAAAGGACATGCATCTCGGCAGTTTGATCAATAAGATTCACAAGGCGGCTGGGCAAATAGTACAATTATATGATGAAGCCGAAGTTCTTAGTTGCCAATACCCTCTAAACCAAAGGTCAAGCATATCAGAGTTCCTAGAACGAATAAAGAAACAAGGCGATGTGGCTAGGAAATTTATGTTACTGCTGAACAAGGATGGCAAAACTTTTTGTAATAGACTCTTTTGATTAATGAAACGCCCAAATATGAGGctatcttgaaatcaacaccctttttgcatatttttttggtataattaacattcattattcattagtcattcattcattcattgcaTGTACATATCATCCTAATCGCTCGCTAAGGCTAAAACTGTCTAATTCACAGTTGTTACACTACGAGTCTGGAATCACGTCACTCTTATAGGACACGCCTAAGAGCTAGAGCTATGGACGCTGAACTCAATTAAAGAATGGAAAGGATGGAAAGAACCCAAAGAGAGTTGCAGAAGCAACTGGCCAAGTCGCAGCAAGAGGAGAGAGATTTGATGGTGAGATCTCGAGAGGAATCGCTCGAGCAAAGGGatcaaatggccaaaatgatGGAAATAATGACAGCCTTGGTCAAAGAAAAGGGACCTATGTAGAGCCCTGATATCGTAGAACCGCCTCAGGCAAGAGCTAGTCAAGATCCACTTTATCCCCCGGGATTCACTCCACCTCATGTCCATCCAATGCAAAGAGGATATCCCCAAAGAGAACCTACAGCCCTGGAACAACATCCTGCTCCATCTGCTCATCTAGGGCAAGGAATGTTTGTATCGAACCCTGGGGCTAATCCCTCGGATCCAATTGTTCCAGACCTAGATGATCCCGTAGAAATAGCAAGGCTGAAAATTGATGACAATAACACTCAGGATAAGTATAGGATCTTGGAAGAGAGGATCAAGGCGGTAGAGAGTGCCGAAGTTTTCTCTACTTTGAGTGCCAAAGAACTCAGTTTGGTACCCGATCTGGTTCTACCCCCAAAATTTAAGCACCTGATTTTGAGAAGTATAAAGGAACAAGATGTCTAAAGGCGCATTTGATCATGTTTTGCCGAAAGATGACTGGTTATGTGAATGATGATAAATTGTTGGTACATTGCTTTCAAGATAGTTTGGTTGGCTTAGCTCTTCGATGGTATAATCAGCTCAGTAGAGAGAGAATCTGATCATGGAAGGATTTGGCATCAGCATTCTGTGAGCAATATAGGCATGTATCAGATATGGTGCCTGATCGACTAACTATACAAATAATGGAAAAGAAATCGATAGAGACTTTTTGACTATGtgcacaaagatggagggataTCTCTGCTTAGGTAGAGCCCCCGTTAACTAAGACAGTGATAACGGTTCTCTTCATCAATACTCTGAAAGTGtcgttttaaaataaattggtaGGAAGCGCCACAAAGGACTTTGCGGATATTGTAATATCCGGGGAGCTTATTGAAAACGCCGTCAAGAGTGGGATAATGGAAGGCCCCGAGAGTTCGAAGAGGACAGTACCCTTAAAGAAAAAGGAGGCAGAGACCCATATGGTTGGAACCGAGAGTCAATGTACCCCCAATCTGTATCCCGCCCAATCACGACCTCATTATCGCCCACCTTCAAACTTCTACTTTCCTCCTCAAAGTCCTTACTATCAAGCACCTCCGTCTTACCCCGTGTATGCCATGAACAACCAAAGACCATTCACCATGTTCCCACCAAATACCATGCCTACACAAAGCCAACCCAAAACTAAACAAAGACCAGTGAGACCTAATTCCGAAAGACctcagttcacaccaattcctgTATCATATGGGGAATTATACCCGAAGCTGTTGGAAAACCAATTAATATCTCCACATTATATGGCACCCCTGAAAGCTCCGTACCCAAAGTGGTATGATCCTAACGCGAGCTGCGTATATCACGCTGGGAATCAGGGACACTCTACAGAAAACTGCCTTGCTTTTAAAAGGAGGGTTCAAGGTCTTATTGATGCTGGCATTCTGCGATTCGATGGTGTTAGCAATATGACTGAAAATCCTCTTCCTAACCATACTAGTGGGAATGTAAATGCAGTGGCAAATGAAGACGGTTGGTGAGCCAAAGTTTATGTTGCCGAAGTAAGGACACATTTGCGGAAAGTATGAGAGATGATGGTTGAAAATGGCTTGCTCTGCCCGTCTAGTAGAATTCTTAAATAAGAAAGTACAAAAGACCAATGTTTCTGTGATTTCCATGGCGTCAAAGGGCATGACATCCAATCTTGCAAGGAATTTAGAAAATTACTTCAGGacatgatggataacaaggaggTCAAAGTCTTTGATAGGGTGGAAGGGGCCGAGGAAGGAGAAATATATGCCTCTGATAATCAATCGATGGTTTCCCCTTATAGCGTCGCTAGACCTTTGGTGATTTATTACGAGGCAAAGAAGGAAGAAGTTAGTCGAGAAGTTAAACCAAGTTTGATAATCGAAGTACCTGCTCCTTTCTCTTACAAGGACAACAAGGCAGTGCCGTGGAAGTATGATGTCAATATCGTTGTGCCTAGAGGTGAAAAGTCAAAAGTTATGAATGAAGGTGTCAGTGGAGTAGGACATTTTACTCGCAGCGGAAGGTGTTATTCTCTCGAGACGGTTGAGCCAAAGAAAAAGGTTACTGGTCCGAGCCCAAAAGGAAAAGCACCAATGTATGAGGTTGAGGACGATGTTGAAATACCGCCCGAGCAAGAAGTTAAAAAGGATGTGAATGAGGAGGAAGCACGTGAGTTCTTAAAGTTCATTAAGCACAATGAATATAACGTTGTAGAACAATTAAACAAGCAGCCAGCCCGAATCTCGGTACTATCTCTATTGTTGAACTCGGAGCCACATCGAAACGCCTTGCTAAAAGTGTTAAATCAAGCTTATGTGGCGAATAATGTATCTGTGGAAAAGCTTGATAGGTGGGTAAATAATCTGAATGCAGataatttcatctcttttagtgatgatgaaataccgccAAATGGTAGGGGCTCTGTAAAAGCATTGCACATCACAACCAATTGCAAGGGCTACATAGTACCAAATGTCCTCATTGACAATGGATCTGCACTAAAATGTTATGCTTTTGGCCACGCTTTCTAGCATGTCGGTTGATATGTCCTATCTGAGGCCTTGTCATTCTATAGTAAGAGCATTTGATGGGACACGACGAGGGGTCATGGGAAAGATCCAAATTCCTCTAAAAGTGGGGCTATGTGCATATGATATCGAGTTCCAGGTCATGGACATCACGCCTTCATACAATTGCCTCTTAGGTTGACCTTGGATCCTTTCTGCTAGGGCAGTTCCTTCATCTCTCTATCAAAAACTAAAGTTCATCATGGATGGCCACTTGATTACTGTCGCTGGTGAGGAAGACATCGTCACATCTATCTCTGCTGATGCACCCTATATCGAAATAAGCAAAGATGTTGTAGAATGTTCTTTTCGCTCCTTGGAATTTATTAATGCTTCATTTGTTACTGAAGGGAATAAGATCCCCATTCCCAAACTGTCGAGGAATACCAAGATGGGAATCAAGCTGACTGTGGGAAAAGGAGCTCGAGCGAGGAAAGGTTTGGGAAAATATCAACAAGGGATGGTTAGAGCTTTGAAACCAACGCATCACAAGGGTCGATATGGTTTGGGGTTCAAGCCAGATATacatcaaagaagaaaaaaattgtaaaaagatcGAGAAAGAAGAATCGCGAGAGCTTCGGGCTGGGAATTAGAATGGGAGCCGTCGGTGTATCCTCCTTTGtcaagaacatttacattgGCAGGGGTGATGTACCTAGGGCAGGACAATCCACAAGTCACATTATTGATtgaaaatggtcttcagaaTATCAGCCTAAATGCTGTTGACAATGAGAATGCTGAAATTAAGAATGCTTCAATGATACGCCCTTGTCCTCCTGGATTTTCTTTGAACAACTGGACTGCTGTGGACCTCATTGTAGTTTTTAAGTCCCCTTCAGAGTAATGCCCAATGTTAACCCTTCATTTTGTGTGTCCTTAAACAGTAGGGTTCCTTTTGTAAGAGCTTATGTTTtctctttatcatttcaatgaacaTTAATGAAGATGCATTTCGTTTTATATTGTCAtgttcttttcatttccattaacTTCGCGACTACTCCTTCTGTTCATATCCTTTTCTGGCATATGTCTCATATCATCTCATATCATTGTGTGTTGATTCCAATACCTCAATGCTCTTCTATAGCTTTTTCCATTCACCTTTTAGGTGCTCAGATATCAATGGCATGAATAATCCCGTTTTAATCCTGAAATCAATTTTGAGTAGGCTGTTTGTTTAGGAGAATTTGAAGCTGACGAAAATGTTAAAGATTGTGTCTCGTCTCCTGACTTActgagaatggtagaacaagaagagaaacatATCCTACCCCATCAAGAATCTGTTAAGGTAGTGAACTTGgggaatgaagaaaagaaacaagaagtgaaGATTGGGACTTCCATTTTAGAAAACACTAGGCGGGATTTGATCGCCTTGCTCCATGAGTACAAGGATGTGTTTGCTTGGTCTTATCAGGATATGCCAGGGTTGAACACAGATATTGTGGTCTATAAGCTCCCACTGAAACCAGAATGCAAACCTGTTCAACAGAAGCTAAGAAGGATGAGACCCGAAATGTTGTTGAAGATAAGagaagaagtcaagaaacaatttgatGATGGCTTCCTACAAGTCTCCAAGTATCCAAAATGGGTAGCTAACATAGTCCCGGTGCCGAAGAAAGATGGCAAGGTGCAAATGTGCGTGGATTATCGTGATCTGAATCAAGCAAGCCCAAGGATAATTTTCCTTTACCACACATGGAtactttggtggataatacggcaaagcattctttgttttctttcatggatggtttctcaggctataatcagataaagatggctCCTGAGGACAtggagaaaactacattcataacaATATGGGGGACCTTTCACTACAAGGTAATGCCgttcggattaaagaatgctggggcaacatatcagagagccatggtgacattattccatgatatgatgcataaagaaatagaagtttatgtcgatgatatgattgccaaatctcgagaagaaaaagaacatgTTGGGAGTCTCAGAAAGCTGTTTgaaagattaagaaagttccaGTTGAAGCTTAATCCAGTCAAATGTATGTTTGGGGCTACCTCGGGAAAACTGCTAGGTTTTATTGTCAGTGAGAGAGGTATTGAGGTTGATCCAAATAAGATAGAAGCTATACAAGAACTGCCTCCCTCGCGCACACAAAAGGAAGTCAGAGGATTTTGAGGAaggttgaattacattgctcgattcattGCCCAACTTACCAATTAGTGTGATCCAATTTTTCGACTCCTTCGAAAACATAATCCGGGAGAATGGAACGAGGAGTGCCAAGTGGCCTTCGACAAGATAAAACAGTATGTATCTAATCCTCCCGTACTAGTACCGCCGACCTCTGGAAAACCATTAATATTGTACCTGACCGTGTTTGTGAACTCAATGGGTTGCGTACTGGGATAGCATGATGAgtcaaggaaaagagaaaaggtaATTTACTACCTCAGCAAGAAGTTCACAGAGTATGAAGCAAAATACCCgtcaattgaaaaattttgttgtgCATTAATTTGGACGGTTCGAAGACTCAGACAATACATGCTGTATCATACgacatggttaatttcaaaactggacccaataaagtacatgatggagtcacCTGCACTCTCAGGGAGAATGGCACGATGGCAGATCCTATTAACTGAGTATGACATTGTATATGTGAGCCAAAAGTCGATAAAGGGAAGCACAATAGCTGACTTTTTGGAAAGTCGAACAACAGAGGAATACGAGCCTTTGAgatttgatttcccaaatgaagatTTGAGGTGCATTTCAAAAAAGAGGGCGAGTCATCAAAAGAGAAGTCATGGAAGATGAGCTTTGATGGTGCATCAAATGCATTGGGGCATGGGATCGGAGCAATCTTAGTGTCACCTGAAGGGGACCATTACCCGCTTACTGCCAGTTTGAATTTCTTCTGTATCAATAATATAGCAGAGTATGAAGCTTACATCATGGGACTCCGTGCAGCTATCAGgaggaaaattgaaattttaaaaggtacACGGGGACTCAGCATTAGTCATTTATCAAATTCATGGAGATTGAGAAGTGAGAGATCCAAAATTAGTCAGGTATCACGATCTCGTTGCGAAATTGGTCAAAGAATTCAAAGAAGTGACTTTTAACTACTTTCCACGAGAGGAGAACCAATTGGCTGATGCCCTAGCCACATTGGTTTCGATGTTCAAAGCAAACACAGAAACTGAGATAATGCCCATCCAAATGAGTATATATGAGACCCCCGCGCACTGTTTTAGTATTGAGGAGGAGTCAGATGGACGACCATGGTTCCATGATATCTTGGATTATATCAAGAATCAAAGTTACCCCGAGCAAGAAAAtgagaatgacaaaagaacaattAGGAAATTGGCGATTAGATTTGTTCTTGACGGTGAtatcctatacaaaaggggaaaagatCAAGTGCTCATGAGATGCGTGGATGTTGTTGAAGCTAGAAAGATACTTGAAGAGgttcatgaaggaatttgtggaacgcatgccaGTGGTTTCACTATGGCCAGACAGATTATGAGACTTGGTTATAACGGTGGAAACGGATTGCATTGGTTATGCAGGAAAATGccacaaatgtcaaatttatggcgaTAAAATTCATGCAGCTCTATCGccccttcatgtcatgacttcttcgtggcctttttctatgtggggcatggatgttataggGCCAATTTCCCCGAaagcttctaatggacatcaattcatctttgtggttatagactactttacaaaatgggtagaagccactTCGTTTGCTAATGTGACAAAAGCTGCAGTCTGTAGGTTCTTAAAAAAGGAGATTATATGTCAATATGGTCTAcctgaaagaatcatttcagataatactttaaatttgaacaacaagatgatgaaagaagtatgtaagcaatttcagataaagcatcataattcttcacccTATCGCCCGAAGATGAACGGAGCAGTAGAAGTGgctaataagaacattaagaggaTTATCGAGAAGATGACTGAGATATATAAGGACTGGCACGAGAAGCTACCATTTGCTTTGTACGCATACCGCACCTCTGTACGAACATCTACGGGGGCAACTCCTTTTTCTCTAGTCTACGGAATGGAAGCTGTTCTGCCCATCGAAGTGGAGATCCCATCCCTACGTGTCTTAATGGAATCAAAACTAGAAGAATTAGAATGGCTTCGAGCAGATATGATCAGCTAAATCTTATTGAAGGAAAACGCTTGAAGACAATTTGTCATGgacagatgtaccagaaaagGATGATCACGGCCCATGATAAAAAGGTGCGGCCAAGAGAATTTCGTGAAGGAGAGCTCGTTTTAAGAAAGATCCTCTCGATAAAAAAGGACTTTCGAGGAAAATGGTCGCTAAATTGGGAAGGGCCATACGTTGTAAAAAGGGCATTCTCAGGAGGGGCTCTGATTCTTACTGAGATGGATGGGAAAGAATTACCTAATCCAGTGAACTCAGATgctgtgaagaaatattatgcctaaaaaaacaaaacaaaacacaaaaaagaagaaaaatcaagattaaaacccaaaaagggtgtcttgataaacaaaaagGATTAGGATGAAAACCCAAAAGGGCGTCCTAATGAAGTGGGCTCGAGCTTAAGGAGCAAGATGACTTGAATGGGGAGTCGAATGGTGAAGTTAcaatatttgaagcattctcaGAAGCTCGAAATCTTCTGCACAAGAAGCTGTGCTCGGAAAGATCCAGGATGAAGAAATATGGAGAAGTTCATGCATTGGATATCTAGAGCATTTGTGGCCATTGAAttcgctttcttttctttatgacGATTTATTTAGTAAACTTTCCTTGTCAATTTCCTTTGTTTGttacttttgaaaaaatatgaatgtgaggtatttctttcaagcctactttgttttttttatgcatctcgtgtttgattcatttaaatgataaatagtaagatgccatactctaaacaaaaggaatgttgAGCATTACCTGGATGAGAATTTAATAAGTATGAGGGCCCCAAAGCAAGAAAACAGTTCAACAGGGGGCAAGAGAGTGATATACGAAGAAATAtggattattttcaaaatttgaagatgaataCAAGACCTGAGAGAAAAGTCAAGGATTGAAGCAATGAATGCAGTCCCTCACGAAAAGAGGGGCATGTGACAAACAACCCAGGGTGCATGGCATGATTATGTAGGCATAAAAGCATTTAGGGCAAACACGTACATATAATGATAACATTGTACATGACATATACAGGTATCCCAATAGAGTAAAGAATATTAGGAGAAGGATGCACAGAATCAATGAAGAAGAAGGCTTTTAGTTTCACCTGATGTTTTTGGAAACCCTGTTTTTCtcaagaaatatttttcaatttctgttttttttaaatcaactcataatgcaagaggtgagttgagccttgggCACATGCCAAGGTATTtctcaatttctgtttttcaaaaaaattaactcataatgcgagaggtgggttgagcctcgggtcataTCCtaaggtattttcaatttctatttttcaaaaatcaactcataatgcgagaagtgagttgagcctcgggccacactgaggtattttcaatttctgcttttcaaaaatatcaactAATATTGCGAGAGGTAAGTTGAGCCT of Gossypium raimondii isolate GPD5lz chromosome 3, ASM2569854v1, whole genome shotgun sequence contains these proteins:
- the LOC105795875 gene encoding uncharacterized protein LOC105795875; the encoded protein is MSFDGASNALGHGIGAILVSPEGDHYPLTASLNFFCINNIAEYEAYIMGLRAAIRRKIEILKEFKEVTFNYFPREENQLADALATLVSMFKANTETEIMPIQMSIYETPAHCFSIEEESDGRPWFHDILDYIKNQSYPEQENENDKRTIRKLAIRFVLDGDILYKRGKDQVLMRCVDVVEARKILEEVHEGICGTHASGFTMARQIMRLGYNGGNGLHWLCRKMPQMSNLWR